One Neosynechococcus sphagnicola sy1 genomic region harbors:
- a CDS encoding 2Fe-2S iron-sulfur cluster-binding protein, translating into MATYQVHLINKKREIDITFPVEDTTTILNAAEAQGLELPFSCQSGSCSSCVGKVVEGNLDQSEQVFLDEEQIAKGFVLLCVAYPRSDCTIRTHQEAYLV; encoded by the coding sequence ATGGCGACCTATCAAGTACATCTCATCAATAAAAAACGAGAGATCGACATTACGTTTCCCGTTGAAGACACGACGACGATTCTGAATGCGGCTGAGGCGCAGGGATTGGAATTACCGTTCTCTTGCCAATCTGGGTCTTGCTCTAGTTGTGTGGGCAAAGTGGTCGAAGGTAACTTGGATCAATCAGAACAAGTATTTCTCGACGAAGAGCAAATTGCTAAAGGCTTTGTTCTCCTTTGTGTTGCCTATCCCCGCTCTGACTGCACGATTCGCACGCATCAGGAAGCCTACTTGGTTTAG
- a CDS encoding HesB/IscA family protein, whose translation MTVTLTEKAEFRLRAFLQGSANPSPEKGIRVGVNDGGCNGYEYTIDIANAPQPDDVIEQQGKVRVYIDPKSAPLLQGVVIDFLEGLMESGFKFSNPNATDTCGCGKSFQSGNCTPAAVPCS comes from the coding sequence ATGACCGTTACCCTTACTGAAAAAGCAGAATTTCGACTCCGTGCTTTCTTACAGGGCAGTGCAAACCCTTCGCCCGAAAAAGGAATTCGGGTTGGAGTCAATGATGGCGGCTGCAATGGCTATGAATACACCATTGATATTGCCAATGCACCTCAACCAGATGACGTCATCGAACAGCAAGGCAAAGTTCGAGTTTACATCGATCCCAAAAGTGCGCCCCTACTGCAAGGCGTTGTGATTGATTTTCTTGAAGGACTGATGGAAAGTGGCTTTAAGTTTAGCAATCCTAATGCAACCGATACCTGTGGCTGTGGCAAGTCTTTCCAGTCTGGCAACTGCACCCCTGCGGCTGTACCGTGCAGCTAA